Below is a genomic region from Kribbella qitaiheensis.
GAAAGACTGTGTACTTGCGGGTATAGGGGACACTTACTCCATGAGTTGGTTTCGCCGGAACAGGCCGGGCACGATGCGTAAGTCGGACAACCCCGACCAGGCGCACCTGCGGGAGTTCGCCCAGACCCGCCAGGGTGTCGAAGGTTTTGTCGAGCCGAAGACGGCGGTGACCGACTACACGCTGCTCCTGGTCGCCATCGACGGTGAGTGGACCCGTCGGCGCGTCCCGTCGGTCGCGTGGGCGCACAACTTCGCCAACAAGCTGGGCATTCCGTCGTACGACGCGGCCGTGGTCGGCTACCCGCCGCGGATGCGTGAGTACAACGCCCGCCAGAAGAAGAACGGCCTCGCCTAGAGCCAGCTGCCGACGCCCGGTTGGTCCGGGTGACGAGCGGCGAACGGGGCAGGGGCGGTTGGCGATCACCCAGCCAGGCAGTGGTCCCATCGCGCGCAGAGCAAAGTCAGTGCGCCGGCGGGATCGAGCGCGCCGAATCCTCAACCCCGCCCGCTGCCGGCCCACTGCCTGGCTGGAAGCCCGCACCTGGTGATCAGCTGGCGGACGCGGCCAGTTCGACCAGGGTGCGGACCGCGTAGCCGGTGCCGCCGGAGTGGGTGTAGCCGGACGGGCCGCCGTCGTTGAAGGCGGGACCGGCCACGTCGAGGTGCACCCAGTCGATGCCATCGGCAACGAAATCACCGAGGAAGGCGGCCGCCGCGAGCGCGCCGCCCCACGGCTCGCCGGTGATGTTCGCCAGGTCGGCGACCTTCGAGTGGGAGCGGAGCTTGTCAAGCATCTCCGACGGGATCGGCAGCGGCCACATCGCCTCACCGGCGGCGACCGCGGCGTCGACGACCCGGTCCCGGGCGGTGTCGGTGTTGGCGAACGCGCCGGCCACCTTGGTGCCCAGGGCAACGACACAGGCGCCGGTCAGGGTGGCCACGTCGACGATCAGGTCGGGGGCGTCCTCGGACGCCCGGACCAGCGCGTCACCGAGCACCAGCCGGCCCTCGGCGTCGGTGTTCAGCACCTCGACCGTCTTACCGCCGTACATGGTCAGGACGTCGGACGGCCGGGCGGCCGAGCCGGACGGCATGTTCTCCGCCATCGCGGCGTAGGCGGTCACCTGGACCGGTAGGCCGAGCCGCGCGATCGCGAGGATGGCGGCGATCACGGCCGCCGCGCCGGCCATGTCGGACTTCATGCTGATCATGCCGCTCGCGGTCTTCAGCGACAGGCCGCCGGAGTCGAAGGTGATGCCCTTACCGACGAAGGCCAGGTGCGTCACCGGCTTCTTCGGGGTGTAGGTCAGCCGGACCAGCCGGGGCGGGTTGGTCGATCCCTGGCCGACGCCGAGGATGCCGCCGTAGCCGCCCTTGGCCAGTGCCTTCTCGTCCAGTACCTCGACCTTGACGCCGTGTTCCTTGCCCAGCTTGACCGCGTGTGCCGCGAACTCGGCCGGGTGCAGGTCGGACGGGGGCATGTTCACCCAGTCGCGGACCTGGTGGACGGCGTCGGCGACGATCTCGGCCCGCTCGAGCGCGGCCTTGGCGTCGCGGTTGCGGGCCAGGTCAGTCAGCACGATCACGTTGCCGGGGGCATCGTCGCTGGCCTCGGACTTGTAGGCGTTGAACGAGTAGCGGCCCATCAATGCGCCCTCGGCCACGGCGCGGACGCACTCGGCGTCGGGCGTCGGCAGGGCGAACGCGACGGACTGCGCGGTCTTGGCCGCGCGGATGCCGACACCGGCCGCGGTGCGCAGGTCCTCGGTCTTGAGAGCGCCGTCCGGGGCCGTGCCGAGACCGACGGCGATCAGCATTGCCGACTTGCCGGGCTTCGGGCCGGGCACCTTGGTGACCTCACCGGTCTTGCCGGTGGCGCCGAGCCCGGACAGCACCTCCACCAGCTTCCCGCCGTACGCGGCGTTCAGCGACTCGGTACCGGCGGGCAGGGCGACGCCGCCGTCGAGCTTGACCACGCCGATGACCAGGACGTCGGTCTTGACGCCGGCTGCATCGGACTTGCTCAAAGTGATGGTGCTCACGAAATCCTCAGTCCTCCTTGACCGGGTGGCAGGTCGCCGGTCGTGACGGTACGTGCTTGCTGCCCCCGCATGCTACGCGTCGGCGGCATCCGGATGCGCGCGGATGGGGCCGGGGAGGTGGCACGGAGATGCGGGCCACACTGTTGCGCCATCGGTTTCCGGTAAGTTCCGCTGCATGACCGAGTCTCCCGTCCTGAAGAAGTCCCCGTTGCACGAGCGGCACGTCGCGCTCGGAGCCAAGTTCGCCGAGTTCGGTGGCTGGGAGATGCCGCTGGAGTATGGCGGGGTCGTTGCCGAGCACACCGCGGTACGGACCTCCGTCGGCGTGTTCGACGTGAGCCACCTGGGCAAGGCGACCGTGAAGGGAGCCGGCGCCGCGGCGTACGTGAACTCCTGCCTGACCAACGACCTGGGCAAGATCACACCGGGCCAGGCGCAGTACACGCTGTGCTGCACGGACACCGGCGGCGTGGTCGACGACCTGATCGCGTACTTGCACGCCGACGACGACGTGTTCCTGATCCCGAACGCCGCGAACACGGCCGAGGTCGTCCGTTTGCTGCAGGCCCAGGCGCCTGAGGGCGTGGTGGTGACGAACACCCACGACGACTACGCGATCCTCGCCGTTCAGGGCCACGACAGTGATGAGGTCGTCGCGGCGATCGGCCTGCCTACCGGCCACGACTACATGTCCTTCGCAGTCGCCGACTACTCCGGTACGCCGGTAGTCGTGTGCCGCACCGGTTACACCGGTGAGCGCGGCTACGAGCTGGTGGTGCCGAACGAGGCGGCAGTGGCTGTGTTCGACGCGCTGATGGCGGCGGGGGAGCAGTACGGCATCGTCCCGGCCGGGCTGGGCGCTCGCGACACCCTGCGGACCGAGATGGGCTACCCGTTGCACGGACAGGACATCTCTCCCGACATCACGCCCGTCCAGGCCCGGTCCGGCTGGGCCGTCGGCTGGAAGAAGGAGCACTTCTGGGGCGACGAGGCCCTGCGCACGGAGAAGGCGGCCGGGCCGGCCAAGATCCTCCGCGGGCTGCGCGCCGTCGGCCGTGGCATCCCGCGGCCGCACATGACGGTCGCGGACTCGAGCGGTGCCGCGCTGGGCGAGGTCACCTCCGGCACGTTCTCGCCGACGCTCAAGAAGGGCATCGCACTCGCTCTCCTCGACGCGAGCGTCAAGGAGGGCGACGAGGTGGCAGTGGACATCCGAGGCCGCCAGGAGCCCTTCGAGGTCGTCAAGCCCCCGTTCGTGACAGTCAACGTCCGCGAGAGCTGACACCGGGGCCGGCGACGGAACCTCCGTCGCCGCCCCGGAAACTCGCTCCGGCTCCGCTGGAAAGAGCCACAGCCGGCTGCTGGTGAGAGCGAGTCAGGTTGCTGCACCAAGCATCGAACAGCTGTGTTACCGCGCACTTACCAGGCGTGAAGCTTGCTGCGGAAGGTGATGGTCGGCAGGCGGGACCGCGCAGGGCGCTAGCCGCTCCAGGTCGCGGCGGCGTGCCCGCAGCCGCGACCGCCCGACGGCAGCCAGTGGGCGCGACGGCACTTTGTCGCGCAACCGCGGTGCCGCGCCGCGGCAATGGGCGCTTGGTGAGCTGAGCGCGCTGTTGCACCAGCCACGGCCCGGGACCGCTCCGGCGGCATCGGTGGGCAGCAGACCGCCCATCAGGACCATGGAAGCGGCGAACAGTCTCCAGGAAAGGTGCGGCGCGGACATCGTTCCTCCGATTGGGACGGCGAAGCCGCAGCATGTGGGAGAGCTGTTACCCGGCGCCTACCACCGGGCTACGCTGACAGCCGTGAAACGGGTCGAGTACCGGTTGCTGGGACCCGTCCAACTGCTGGTCGGTGGCGAGCAGGTCGAGTTGAAGCGCACGCAGGAGCGGTTGCTGCTGGCGATCCTGCTGCTCGAACCGGGCAAGTCCGTGCCGTCCGAGCGGTTGATCGAGCTGCTGTGGCCGGAGGAGAGGCCGGGGAACCCCAGGCGGGCCCTGCAGGTCTATGCCTCACGGTTGAAAGGTCTCCTGGCCGAGGCCGACCCAGAGACGCGGCTGGTGAGCAGCTCGGAGGGATACGCCGTCCAGGGGCCTGCCGGGCGCACTGACGTCGAGACCTTCGCCGCGCTGGTCCAGCAGGCGAAGTCGACGCACGAGCCAGAACAGCGCCGTAAGGTCCTCGTCGACGCGCTGGCGCTCTGGCGAGGCCCTGCTCTTGCAGACGTGGCATCGGAGCCCGTACGCCGACGCCTGTCGGCCGGCCTCGACGAATCCCGCTGGGCGGCGCAGGAGCTCCGTCTGGCGACCGAGCTCGAGCTAGGACGGCATCAGGAGCTACTGCCCGAGCTGGCTGACCTCAGTGCGGCTCTGCCCTTGCAGGAGACCGTGGCGGCGGCGTACATGCTTGCTCTGTACAGGTCCGGGCGGCAGACGGACTCGCTGGCTGTCTACACAAAGCTGGTACGCCGCCTTGCCGACGAACTGGGCACGAAAGTGGGTGCGGAGGTCCGCGAGCTCCAGATGTCGATCCTGCGCCAGGACGCCGCCCTGGATCTGACGCTGAAGGATCAGACCCCGCACGAGCTACCCGCGGGCACCGACCTACTTGTAGTGCGGGACGCAGTACTGAAGGAGCTGGTCGCTGAGCTGAGCCGTAGCCGACCGGACGGCGTGCCGGCTGTCGTCTGTCTGTATGGGGATGCGGTCGACAAGTCCGCTGTGGCGATCCAGCTCGCTCACCGGCTGGCAGGGGACTACAGGGACGGGCAGTTGTTCGCCCGTCTTCAAGATCCGTCAGGCGATGCCGTGCCGCCGCGGGTCGTGCTCGGGCAGCTACTGCCCTCTCTGGGCGTCGGCGAGGCGGACGTGCCGGACTCGGTCGAGGAGCGGGCGAGCGTACTGCGCAGCCGGCTGGCCGGGAAGTCGGTGCTTCTCGTCCTCGACGAGGTCGTGGATGCCGGGCAGTTGCGACCGCTGTTGCCGGCCGACGGACGGTGTGCCGTGATCGTCGCCTCACGGCAGCCGATGCTCGGTCTGGAGGACGCGGTTCATCGCGAGATCCGGGCAGTGTCCGGCGGGCCCCGATCAGGCCAGGAAAGTTGAAGCCGAAACGGGCTTGATCCTGCTTTCGAGACGTACCGGAGCCGATTTACCCGATGGTCCCCGCTCTGACACCCAGCGTGACAATCTGGCACAAAATGGCCACTGACGGCGCTGTGCCGACGCGTTTCGCGAAGGATTGATTGCTCACCGTGACCATCGGAGACAAATGTTCCGGTCCGGTACCCGTTCCGGTAACGATTTGTGCACTGGTGCCGGGCACCGCTGGTTTGGTGTCACAGTGTCAGGCAGGCTAGCGCGCGGTTGAGGGGGAATCGCCGTGTCAAAGGGTTTTGACGCACGGCCCTCTCTGAAGAGCAAATGGCTCGGCACGATCTACAGACCGCTGCCGGATCAACCACCTGAATCTGGCTGACAGAGCTGACGGAGCGCGAATGAGTATTGGGTCACCTGACTCGACCGTAGGCGTCGAGGAACACCCGGCGTCGGCTGAGCCGGTGCGTTCGGCGTCGGTCGCGCATGGCAAGTCTCCGACCCGGATCGCGATGGACCGGCTTCGCAAGGACAAGCTGGCGATGGTGTGCGTGTGCATCATTTTGTTCTTCATCTTGATCGCGGTGTTCGCGCCGTTGCTGTCCAAGCTGGAGGGGCAGGCTTACAACGCGTTCAACACCGATCTGGTTGACGAGTTCGGTTTCCCGACGATCGGCGTCAACGGGCAGCACTGGCTGAGTGTGGAGCCGAAGACCGGCCGGGACAATTTCGCCCGCTGGGTCTACGGTGCGCGGCCTTCGTTGATCGTCGCGTTCACGGCGACTCTGTTCGGCACGGTGGTCGGTGTGGTTGCGGGTCTGTTGGCCGGTTTCCTCGGTGGCTGGACCGACCGGTTCATTTCCTGGATCATCGACTTCGTCCTGAGCCTGCCTTACCTGCTCTTCGCGATCGCTTTGGTGCCGATCGTGGAGTCGATGCGTGGTGGGTCGTTCAATCTGACCCCGGAGGAGCAGGCCTCGACCCGGTTCTACGTTCTGATCTTCGTGCTCTCGTTCTTCGGCTGGGCGGGTCTGGCCCGGATCATCCGCGGTGAGGTTCTCTCGCTGCGGGAACGGGAGTTCGTCCTTGCGGCCAAGGCGATCGGTGTTCCCACCCGGCAGGTTCTGTTCAAGGAATTGTTGCCGAACCTGGTGGCTCCGATCGTCATCTCGGCTTCGCTCTCGCTGCCGGCTTATGTGACGGCGGAAGCAGGTCTGTCCTTCCTCGGTGTCGGTCTGGTCGAACCGATCCCGTCCTGGGGCCAGACCATCGCGGTTGCCACGAACTGGTTCAAGGCTGACCCCTTGTTCCTGTGGCTCCCGGTGGTTGGCATCACCGCACTGGTGCTGGCGATGGCCCTGCTCGGCGACGCGGTCCGCGACGCCTTCGACCCCAAGACTCGCCGGTAGTACGGCGAATGCCCCAGCGGCAGAAAAGGAGAAACACGACAATGCAGTGGAAACGGATCACCGCGGTGGCGGCCACGGTCATGCTGGCCGCAGTTGCCTGCGGCAGCCCGTCGTCGAGCAACAACTCCGGGAGCAACGGCGGTGCCGACTCGGGCACCACCCAGGAGAAGGCGACCGACCCGACTGCCAAGGGGCCGGCGAAAGAGCTTGATGGCGCCAAGAAGGGCGGCACCGTCACGATTCTCTCCGACGTCACGCCGGACACATTCGACCCGACGAACACGTACTACGTCGACGGTAACCAGATCGAGAAGCTGTTCTACCGGACGCTGACGCAGTACCAGCTGGACGAGAAGACCGGCAAGCCGGTTCTGGTGCCGGACCTCGCCGAGGACCTGGGCACGAAGTCGGCCGACGGTCTGACCTGGACCTTCAAGCTGAAGAAGGGCATCAAGTACAGCGACGGTACGCCGGTGCTGGCCGCGGATTACGCGTACGCGATCAAGCGCTCCTTCGCGCACGACCTGTACGACTCGGGACCGACGTACCAGATCCAGTTCTTCAAGGACGGTGACAAGTACAAGGGCCCGTACGCGGCCGGTGGCGCCGACTACACCGGCGTCGAGACGCCGGACGAGAACACCCTGGTCATCAAGTTGGCGAAGAAGTTCGACGACCTTCCGTTCTACGCGGCGTTCCCGATGTTCACGCCGATCCCGAAGGCCAAGGACACCCAGAAGAACTACGAGCAGAAGCCGCTGGCGACCGGACCGTACATGGTCCAGTCCTACAACGCCGGCACCTCGCTCAACCTGGTGAAGAACCCGAACTGGGACCCGAACACCGACCCGGTCCGGCACCAGTACGTCGACGGCTTCAACTTCAAGTTCAGCCAGGACACCATCAAGTCCCAGCGTCAGGTGCTGGCCAGCTCCGGTCCGGATGCCAGCGCGCTGAGCTACAGCAACCTGGACACCAGCCTGCTGCCCGAGGTCAAGGACCCCGCTCAGCTGGTTTCGGGTGACTCCCCGTGCACCATCACGCTCCCGATGGACACCCGGAAGATCCCGATGGAGATCCGCAAGCTGGTTGCCGCGGCATACCCGTACGACTCGTATCGCAAGGTTGCCGGTAAGAACTCGAAGACCGACCCGCCGGCCAGCACCATCCTGCCGAAGGCCGTTCCTGGCTTCGAGAAGTTCGAGCTGCCGGGTCTGAACGGAACCGGTAAGGGCGCCGAGGACCCCGCGGTCGCCGCGGACGTCAAGGCGAAGCTGAAGGCGGCCGGCAAGGAGAACTTCGAGCTCAGCCAGTACTACTCGATCGACGACAAGATCTCGACGCAGGTCTTCCAGCTGCGCAAGCAGGTCTACGAGGCGGCCGGGTTCAAGTACAAGGGTATCGGTGTTCCGAAGGCCAAGATCCGCACCTACACCGGTGACCAGAACGCTCCGGTCAACCTGGGCAAGACCCCGGCCGGCTGGTGCTCCGACTGGCCGAGCGGCACCAGCTGGTTCCCGGTGCTGTTCAAGTCCGACGCGATTGCCCTGGGCAACAGCATCGGTCAGCTGCAGGACCCGAAGCTG
It encodes:
- a CDS encoding leucyl aminopeptidase, whose product is MSTITLSKSDAAGVKTDVLVIGVVKLDGGVALPAGTESLNAAYGGKLVEVLSGLGATGKTGEVTKVPGPKPGKSAMLIAVGLGTAPDGALKTEDLRTAAGVGIRAAKTAQSVAFALPTPDAECVRAVAEGALMGRYSFNAYKSEASDDAPGNVIVLTDLARNRDAKAALERAEIVADAVHQVRDWVNMPPSDLHPAEFAAHAVKLGKEHGVKVEVLDEKALAKGGYGGILGVGQGSTNPPRLVRLTYTPKKPVTHLAFVGKGITFDSGGLSLKTASGMISMKSDMAGAAAVIAAILAIARLGLPVQVTAYAAMAENMPSGSAARPSDVLTMYGGKTVEVLNTDAEGRLVLGDALVRASEDAPDLIVDVATLTGACVVALGTKVAGAFANTDTARDRVVDAAVAAGEAMWPLPIPSEMLDKLRSHSKVADLANITGEPWGGALAAAAFLGDFVADGIDWVHLDVAGPAFNDGGPSGYTHSGGTGYAVRTLVELAASAS
- the gcvT gene encoding glycine cleavage system aminomethyltransferase GcvT, translated to MTESPVLKKSPLHERHVALGAKFAEFGGWEMPLEYGGVVAEHTAVRTSVGVFDVSHLGKATVKGAGAAAYVNSCLTNDLGKITPGQAQYTLCCTDTGGVVDDLIAYLHADDDVFLIPNAANTAEVVRLLQAQAPEGVVVTNTHDDYAILAVQGHDSDEVVAAIGLPTGHDYMSFAVADYSGTPVVVCRTGYTGERGYELVVPNEAAVAVFDALMAAGEQYGIVPAGLGARDTLRTEMGYPLHGQDISPDITPVQARSGWAVGWKKEHFWGDEALRTEKAAGPAKILRGLRAVGRGIPRPHMTVADSSGAALGEVTSGTFSPTLKKGIALALLDASVKEGDEVAVDIRGRQEPFEVVKPPFVTVNVRES
- a CDS encoding AfsR/SARP family transcriptional regulator, giving the protein MKRVEYRLLGPVQLLVGGEQVELKRTQERLLLAILLLEPGKSVPSERLIELLWPEERPGNPRRALQVYASRLKGLLAEADPETRLVSSSEGYAVQGPAGRTDVETFAALVQQAKSTHEPEQRRKVLVDALALWRGPALADVASEPVRRRLSAGLDESRWAAQELRLATELELGRHQELLPELADLSAALPLQETVAAAYMLALYRSGRQTDSLAVYTKLVRRLADELGTKVGAEVRELQMSILRQDAALDLTLKDQTPHELPAGTDLLVVRDAVLKELVAELSRSRPDGVPAVVCLYGDAVDKSAVAIQLAHRLAGDYRDGQLFARLQDPSGDAVPPRVVLGQLLPSLGVGEADVPDSVEERASVLRSRLAGKSVLLVLDEVVDAGQLRPLLPADGRCAVIVASRQPMLGLEDAVHREIRAVSGGPRSGQES
- a CDS encoding ABC transporter permease, producing MSIGSPDSTVGVEEHPASAEPVRSASVAHGKSPTRIAMDRLRKDKLAMVCVCIILFFILIAVFAPLLSKLEGQAYNAFNTDLVDEFGFPTIGVNGQHWLSVEPKTGRDNFARWVYGARPSLIVAFTATLFGTVVGVVAGLLAGFLGGWTDRFISWIIDFVLSLPYLLFAIALVPIVESMRGGSFNLTPEEQASTRFYVLIFVLSFFGWAGLARIIRGEVLSLREREFVLAAKAIGVPTRQVLFKELLPNLVAPIVISASLSLPAYVTAEAGLSFLGVGLVEPIPSWGQTIAVATNWFKADPLFLWLPVVGITALVLAMALLGDAVRDAFDPKTRR
- a CDS encoding ABC transporter substrate-binding protein, coding for MQWKRITAVAATVMLAAVACGSPSSSNNSGSNGGADSGTTQEKATDPTAKGPAKELDGAKKGGTVTILSDVTPDTFDPTNTYYVDGNQIEKLFYRTLTQYQLDEKTGKPVLVPDLAEDLGTKSADGLTWTFKLKKGIKYSDGTPVLAADYAYAIKRSFAHDLYDSGPTYQIQFFKDGDKYKGPYAAGGADYTGVETPDENTLVIKLAKKFDDLPFYAAFPMFTPIPKAKDTQKNYEQKPLATGPYMVQSYNAGTSLNLVKNPNWDPNTDPVRHQYVDGFNFKFSQDTIKSQRQVLASSGPDASALSYSNLDTSLLPEVKDPAQLVSGDSPCTITLPMDTRKIPMEIRKLVAAAYPYDSYRKVAGKNSKTDPPASTILPKAVPGFEKFELPGLNGTGKGAEDPAVAADVKAKLKAAGKENFELSQYYSIDDKISTQVFQLRKQVYEAAGFKYKGIGVPKAKIRTYTGDQNAPVNLGKTPAGWCSDWPSGTSWFPVLFKSDAIALGNSIGQLQDPKLDADIDRVTALDPNAQLKEWSKVDKNILENYLPALPLYYSASNFPIGKNLGHVINDVTQGMPEFTSIYLKQP